In the Malania oleifera isolate guangnan ecotype guangnan chromosome 1, ASM2987363v1, whole genome shotgun sequence genome, one interval contains:
- the LOC131143728 gene encoding LRR receptor-like serine/threonine-protein kinase HSL2, whose amino-acid sequence MKTTSHSLRLCLPLVFFSCFCVAQPRDSDILIRAKNVQLVDPGGRLADWVQTGDDSAPCNWTGITCDFRNLAVVSIDFTGFGIGGGFPADFCRLPTLRSLILADNNFGGRILFQFITPCFQLRHLDLASNMFVGELPEFVPEFSKLRTLNLSFNNFTGEIPESFGRFPALKTLCLYQNLLNGSIPAFLGNLTELTRLELAYNPFKPGPLPSEIGNLTKLENLWLTQLNLVGEIPESVGKLVALKNFDLSGNLLSGTIPDSIGGLRSIWQLELYLNNLSGELPESLANLTSLRYFDASQNNLTGNIPDKVAGMQLISFNLNDNSLNGSIPEILVSNPNLKQLKFFNNRFSGKLPRNLGLNSDLEDFDVSGNELTGELPQNLCQRNKLHNLITLNNRLSGSLPESYGDCNSLSYVRVSNNELSGEIPARFWSLPRLWLLELEQNRLRGSIPSTISHARGLKSLLISSNNFSGHLPAEICNLQELVVVDVSRNNFFGQLPSCITKLKKLQKLDLQGNFFSGDIPSTVSSWTVLTELNLSTNRFSGQIPSHLGNLPVLTFLDLSGNALSGEIPAALTKLQLNEFNVSDNELEGEVPSGFDVKHFVPSLLGNPKLCSPDMKPLPPCPKSKPENLHPILISILAFMALILLALILWMLWFFTTKTGAFRAKAKRLWDVTAFHRVGFTEVEILESLKEEDLIGMGGSGRVYRVKLKSGHTVAVKRLWGGNRKQETEAVFRSEVETLGRVRHSNIVKLLLSCSFEDFRVLVYEYMENGSLGDMLHGEKGGGGVLDWAKRLTIAVGAAHGLAYLHHDCRPAIVHRDVKSNNILLDEEFGPRVADFGLAKTLEHEVGAGACVMSQIAGSCGYIAPEYAYTTKVNEKSDVYSFGVVLMELVSGKRPNDPSFFFDDDTKKGKDMVQWVTQAVLSSSPGVKLKKLADPRMNASTGREHEEMAKVLDVALLCTAPLPSNRPTMRRVVELLRDCSSSPPPPKQRLTKLP is encoded by the exons ATGAAGACGACGTCGCATTCTCTGAGACTCTGTCTCCCGCTCGTTTTCTTTTCCTGCTTCTGTGTTGCCCAGCCGCGCGACTCCGACATCTTGATTCGGGCCAAGAATGTCCAGCTCGTTGACCCGGGTGGACGGCTCGCCGACTGGGTTCAGACCGGCGACGACTCAGCTCCCTGCAACTGGACCGGCATTACATGCGACTTCAGGAATCTCGCCGTTGTGTCCATCGACTTCACCGGGTTTGGCATCGGAGGGGGATTCCCGGCGGATTTCTGCCGGCTTCCGACGCTTCGGAGTCTCATTCTCGCAGATAATAATTTCGGCGGCCGCATCTTGTTCCAGTTTATCACTCCGTGCTTTCAGCTACGCCACCTGGACCTCGCCTCCAACATGTTCGTCGGGGAGTTGCCGGAGTTCGTGCCGGAGTTTTCCAAGTTGCGGACCTTGAATCTCTCCTTTAATAACTTCACTGGCGAGATTCCGGAGAGTTTTGGCCGGTTTCCCGCGCTTAAAACGCTTTGTCTCTACCAGAACTTGCTGAACGGTTCGATACCGGCGTTCTTAGGGAATCTCACTGAATTAACTCGGCTCGAACTCGCGTACAATCCCTTCAAACCAGGTCCGCTGCCTTCGGAGATTGGTAACTTAACAAAGCTCGAAAATCTATGGCTTACGCAATTGAACCTTGTTGGAGAGATTCCGGAATCGGTCGGTAAGCTCGTCGCACTCAAGAATTTCGATCTCTCAGGCAACCTTCTCTCCGGTACGATTCCAGATAGTATCGGAGGATTGAGAAGCATATGGCAACTTGAGCTTTACCTAAATAATCTCTCAGGTGAATTGCCGGAGAGTTTAGCGAATTTGACTTCTCTGCGCTACTTTGATGCATCGCAGAACAATCTCACTGGGAATATACCGGATAAGGTCGCCGGTATGCAGCTCATTTCGTTCAATCTCAACGACAATAGTCTGAACGGCTCGATTCCAGAAATTCTTGTTTCCAATCCTAACCTTAAACAATTGAAGTTCTTTAATAACCGCTTTTCGGGTAAGCTGCCGAGAAATTTGGGCCTCAACTCTGATCTTGAAGATTTTGATGTCTCCGGAAACGAGCTAACAGGGGAGCTGCCACAGAATCTCTGCCAAAGAAACAAGCTTCACAATCTTATCACTCTCAATAACAGATTATCAGGAAGTCTACCAGAATCATACGGCGATTGCAATTCTCTCTCCTATGTACGGGTCTCCAACAATGAGCTCTCCGGAGAAATCCCTGCACGTTTTTGGAGTCTCCCTCGGCTTTGGCTTCTTGAATTAGAACAAAATAGACTCCGAGGTTCAATTCCTTCAACAATCTCCCATGCTCGCGGCCTCAAAAGTCTATTAATCTCCAGTAACAATTTCTCCGGCCATTTGCCTGCCGAGATCTGTAACTTACAGGAACTTGTGGTCGTCGATGTCAGCAGAAATAATTTTTTCGGCCAGCTGCCGTCGTGTATAACCAAATTGAAGAAGTTACAGAAGCTGGATCTTCAAGGGAACTTCTTCTCCGGCGACATCCCGAGCACTGTGAGCTCCTGGACTGTTCTTACCGAGCTTAACTTATCTACAAACAGATTCTCCGGACAAATTCCGTCTCATCTTGGAAATCTACCGGTGCTAACGTTCCTGGATCTCTCGGGAAACGCACTTTCCGGAGAAATCCCGGCAGCGTTGACCAAGCTTCAGCTCAACGAGTTCAACGTTTCCGACAACGAACTAGAAGGCGAAGTGCCCAGCGGGTTCGACGTCAAGCATTTCGTCCCTAGTCTATTGGGTAACCCGAAACTATGCAGTCCGGATATGAAACCTCTTCCTCCATGCCCGAAATCCAAACCCGAGAACTTACACCCGATTCTGATATCCATTTTAGCCTTCATGGCTCTAATTCTTCTAGCCTTGATTCTGTGGATGCTATGGTTCTTCACGACCAAAACCGGAGCATTTCGCGCCAAAGCGAAGCGCCTATGGGACGTAACGGCATTCCACCGGGTCGGATTCACCGAGGTGGAAATACTAGAATCGCTAAAGGAAGAAGACCTGATCGGGATGGGAGGGTCAGGTCGGGTCTACCGGGTGAAGCTCAAATCCGGACACACCGTGGCGGTTAAGAGATTGTGGGGAGGTAACCGGAAACAGGAGACGGAGGCGGTTTTCCGGTCGGAGGTGGAGACGTTGGGAAGAGTCCGCCACAGCAACATCGTGAAACTGCTTTTGAGTTGCAGCTTCGAGGATTTCCGGGTTCTTGTTTACGAGTACATGGAGAACGGGAGCTTGGGGGATATGTTGCACGGGGAGAAGGGTGGAGGTGGTGTGTTGGACTGGGCCAAGCGGTTGACGATAGCGGTGGGGGCGGCCCATGGGCTGGCCTATCTCCACCACGACTGTCGGCCGGCAATTGTTCACAGGGACGTCAAGTCCAATAATATACTGTTGGACGAGGAGTTTGGGCCGCGCGTGGCGGATTTTGGGCTGGCCAAGACGTTGGAGCACGAGGTTGGGGCGGGTGCGTGCGTCATGTCGCAGATCGCTGGCTCCTGTGGCTACATTGCGCCGG AGTATGCATACACAACAAAAGTGAATGAGAAGAGCGACGTGTACAGCTTTGGGGTGGTGTTGATGGAGTTGGTGAGTGGGAAGAGGCCAAACGACCCCTCCTTCTTCTTTGACGATGACACCAAGAAAGGCAAAGACATGGTGCAATGGGTCACTCAGGCTGTCCTGTCTTCTTCCCCTGGAGTGAAGCTGAAGAAGCTGGCGGACCCAAGAATGAATGCATCAACAGGGCGCGAGCATGAAGAGATGGCCAAAGTTTTGGATGTTGCCCTTCTCTGTACTGCCCCTCTTCCCTCCAACAGGCCCACCATGAGAAGAGTTGTTGAATTGCTCAGGGATTGCTCCTCCTCACCCCCTCCCCCTAAACAACGCCTTACCAAACTCCCATAA